Proteins encoded by one window of Crassostrea angulata isolate pt1a10 chromosome 9, ASM2561291v2, whole genome shotgun sequence:
- the LOC128162412 gene encoding integrin alpha-2-like isoform X1, with protein MERQKICLLFLLLSYVSGFNIGLKGVAVSTGASDSMHGYSLDFATKDNKVWLLVGSPKATDPDVAQKTGTVSYCGTSLNCQHIAVTRLAGITGIPEDRTDMWLGASVDVGNAVAFCGPRWRRNLSDDVTTMNGLCYEVPFGFLDGDGFLSPVIAPGFYNSPSNEQFTSPDAARFNQTIKYGLSSSGMAVKYFGGDAMVGSPGLNEFAGGYAFLRGSGYQVKAEDTTEAKQGQMYGYALAIGKFYGDSQTYFVSGGPRDGGSGKVLITDTSFVLKERLSGVEPGSYFGSVLCVVPASASGFNTDILLVGAPFFSNMQTYANNYYTNEDQGRVYVYQKNGNDASLQVIQTLEGSKSKGARFGFAMANLNDINKDGYNDVVIGAPFEDNDQGAVYVYMGYKRGFYLTQKFFASQVDFTPKVPIKTFGSAFTQHPADFNADSHADLAVGAYESSSVFVFITNPPITMTVVTKTNLPNGGSQIIPVNTTKFTINVCFDYDGENIPSDVVAVYDVTVDTAFLASSGSSQLRLCFNNSEGQCVSKVKDSFKVFKAPPEPLCSGASLEVVVKDNWESMRGLFEPVVFDVEFKVNQSDNTQCIKGCPVVNTFDPANENPFAKARKYSYELARAGCGSDNICQSDLSLTVSASNDIVTGSNANLDIDVTVVTTGEPSYNTEIMFTFHPNMTYSSYVNTRGNMVSSVSCSPVNGTVKCSTEKQTFLQGEKIKFKLTLDARRVAPLNESFELKVEVKTGSKDVNVANNVYTKSIDVLTKVINNFYMVATPEVYITKPLEKDKPTIDVVHNVQMVNTGPSNLLEPLTFTFAYPQSQQVTPTKMVLNVSAATDETQISCTGLTLTPEGLTNSTFRAFSLSIDSSRNSRSANKFNCLSDGICSTATCSVGTFMYQSFISIDISYAVDANLYNVINDQESGNLKDVPIVTKFTLKPIDKSTVTIESNTDGISNCTCSVMTRMLPSTPVEEEVPVWAYIVPIIIAIIILAVVIVILWKKGFFIRKYKVQMEEKKVESGAKSTKDKEEFDDIEKANDIPEIVIEKESDKSPPMSTFSNTPPPSEKEQLKESIEDEYENSEFKTKGEPDWGGLDDLLHDLDVKAGRDLGSGPVVAPPKVKPTGMDYAEVDEEGNEESKLLPNESAAPPVKAAAAPGGFDYDDIEDTDEATKLMPKEEDRDSPSKKTAEKDDIPDYAQVDKSRKTSAKEPLLSSESSAADDIPDYAVVNKDKKKDDS; from the exons TTTTGTGGACCCCGCTGGAGGAGAAACCTTTCTGATGATGTCACCACAATGAATGGGTTGTGTTATGAAGTACCCTTTGGATTTCTGGATGGTGATGGATTCTTAAGTCCTGTCATTGCTCCAGGTTTCTACAACTCGCCGTCCAATGAACAGTTTACAAGTCCAGATGCAGCCAGATTTAACCAGACCATCAAGTATGGGTTGTCTTCGTCAGGAATGGCTGTCAAATACTTTGGGGGAGAT GCAATGGTTGGTTCACCTGGTCTCAACGAGTTTGCTG GTGGATACGCGTTTTTGAGAGGTTCAGGTTATCAAGTAAAAGCTGAGGATACCACTGAAGCTAAACAAGGACAGATGTATG gttaTGCTCTTGCAATTGGTAAGTTCTATGGAGACTCCCAAACATACTTTGTATCTGGAGGCCCAAGAGACGGGGGTTCAGGAAAG GTACTAATCACGGATACAAGCTTTGTATTGAAGGAGAGACTAAGTGGAGTGGAG CCTGGGAGTTACTTTGGCTCCGTTCTCTGCGTGGTACCGGCTTCAGCGTCCGGCTTTAACACTGACATCCTCCTGGTAGGAGCCCCTTTCTTCAGTAACATGCAGACCTACGCCAATAACTACTACACCAACGAGGACCAGGGACGCGTGTACGTCTACCAAAAAAACGGAAACGAT GCGTCCTTACAGGTGATACAGACATTAGAAGGGTCCAAATCAAAAGGAGCAAGGTTTGGGTTTGCCATGGCCAACCTTAACGATATCAACAAAGATGGCTACAATG ATGTGGTCATCGGGGCCCCCTTTGAGGATAATGACCAGGGAGCTGTGTACGTGTACATGGGGTACAAGCGGGGGTTTTACCTGACCCAGAAATTTTTTGCCTCACAAGTTGATTTTACTCCCAAAGTTCCCATTAAAACATTTGGCAGTGCCTTTACCCAACATCCTGCAGACTTCAATGCAGATTCCCATGCag ATTTGGCTGTGGGCGCGTACGAGTCGTCAAGTGTGTTTGTTTTCATTACTAATCCCCCTATCACCATGACTGTAGTTACCAAGACAAACCTACCCAATGGTGGAAGTCAAATCATTCCAGTAAACACGACAAAATTTACGATTAACGTGTGCTTCGATTACGATGGAGAAAATATTCCATCTGATGTAG TGGCTGTGTATGATGTGACTGTGGATACAGCCTTTCTGGCGAGTAGCGGGTCCAGTCAGTTACGGCTCTGCTTTAACAACTCCGAAGGACAGTGTGTGAGCAAAGTTAAGGACTCGTTCAAAGTATTCAAAGCCCCTCCAGAGCCCCTCTGCTCAGGTGCCTCCCTCGAGGTGGTTGTCAAGGATAATTGG GAAAGCATGAGGGGCCTGTTTGAGCCTGTAGTGTTTGATGTGGAGTTTAAAGTCAACCAATCTGATAATACACAATGCATCAAGGGTTGTCCAGTTGTCAATACATTCGACCCAGCCAATGAAAATCCATTTGCTAAGGCACGGAAATACTCG TATGAATTGGCAAGGGCGGGATGTGGCTCGGACAATATCTGTCAGTCCGATCTCAGTCTGACAGTCAGTGCTAGTAACGATATTGTCACTGGATCAAATGCGAATTTAGACATAGACGTGACTGTCGTTACCACCGGTGAACCCTCATACAACACGGAAATCATGTTTACGTTTCATCCAAACATGACATATTCCTCATATGTCAATACCCGTGGCAACATGGTGTCCTCTGTCAGCTGTTCGCCTGTTAACGGAACCGTCAAATGCTCTACAGAGAAACAGACGTTCCTACAGGGGGAGAagatcaaattcaaattaacgCTCGATGCGAGGAGAGTGGCTCCGTTGAATGAAAGTTTCGAACTAAAAGTAGAGGTCAAGACGGGCAGTAAGGACGTCAATGTAGCCAACAACGTCTACACAAAGTCCATTGATGTGTTGACCAAAGTGATAAACAATTTctacat GGTTGCCACACCAGAGGTATACATCACAAAGCCATTGGAGAAAGATAAGCCCACGATAGATGTGGTACACAATGTCCAGATGGTGAACACTGGACCCAGCAACCTGCTGGAACCACTTACCTTTACTTTTGCCTATCCACAGAGTCAGCAAGTCACACCGACAAAAATG GTTTTGAATGTGTCAGCAGCTACAGATGAGACACAGATTAGCTGTACTGGTTTGACATTAACTCCAGAAGGCTTGACCAACTCAACTTTCCGAGCCTTTAGTCTCTCCATAGACTCAAGTAGAAATTCTCGCAGTGCAAACAAATTT AACTGCCTAAGTGACGGAATTTGTTCAACGGCTACTTGTTCAGTAGGAACATTCATGTACCAGAGTTTCATATCCATCGATATATCATACGCTGTGGATGCCAATCTGTACAATGTGATCAAC GACCAGGAAAGTGGCAATTTGAAGGATGTTCCCATAGTAACCAAATTCACACTGAAACCCATCGACAAGAGCACAGTCACAATAGAGTCTAATACAGATGGAATAAGT AATTGTACTTGTTCC GTGATGACAAGGATGTTGCCCAGTACACCTGTGGAGGAGGAAGTCCCAGTGTGGGCCTATATTGTTCCTATCATCATAGCCATCATCATTTTAGCAGTTGTTATCGTCATCCTGTGGAAG AAAGGATTCTTTATAAGGAAATACAAAGTCCAGATGGAGGAGAAGAAGGTAGAATCTGGTGCTAAAAGCACCAAAGACAAGGAAGAATTTGATGATATAGAAAAAGCCAATGACATTCCAGAAATTGTAATAGAAAAAGAGTCCGACAAATCGCCGCCGATGTCTACATTTTCAAATACACCACCACCGTCAGAGAAAGAGCAGCTCAAGGAAAGCATAGAGGACGAATACGAGAATTCCGAATTCAAGACCAAAGGTGAACCAGATTGGGGTGGGTTAGATGATCTATTGCATGATTTGGATGTTAAGGCGGGGCGGGATTTAGGGTCAGGACCAGTGGTTGCTCCCCCCAAGGTCAAGCCCACCGGCATGGATTACGCAGAAGTAGATGAAGAAGGCAACGAGGAATCTAAACTGCTACCCAATGAAAGCGCGGCTCCTCCTGTTAAAGCCGCTGCCGCACCGGGGGGGTTCGATTACGACGATATAGAGGATACAGATGAGGCAACTAAATTGATGCCTAAAGAAGAAGATCGGGATAGTCCTAGCAAAAAGACTGCTGAAAAAGATGATATTCCGGACTATGCCCAAGTAGATAAATCTAGAAAAACATCGGCCAAAGAACCTCTATTATCGTCGGAGTCGTCAGCAGCAGACGATATCCCTGACTATGCTGTTGTTAACAAAGATAAGAAAAAGGATgattcctga
- the LOC128162412 gene encoding integrin alpha-2-like isoform X2 encodes MERQKICLLFLLLSYVSGFNIGLKGVAVSTGASDSMHGYSLDFATKDNKVWLLVGSPKATDPDVAQKTGTVSYCGTSLNCQHIAVTRLAGITGIPEDRTDMWLGASVDVGNAVAFCGPRWRRNLSDDVTTMNGLCYEVPFGFLDGDGFLSPVIAPGFYNSPSNEQFTSPDAARFNQTIKYGLSSSGMAVKYFGGDAMVGSPGLNEFAGGYAFLRGSGYQVKAEDTTEAKQGQMYGYALAIGKFYGDSQTYFVSGGPRDGGSGKVLITDTSFVLKERLSGVEPGSYFGSVLCVVPASASGFNTDILLVGAPFFSNMQTYANNYYTNEDQGRVYVYQKNGNDASLQVIQTLEGSKSKGARFGFAMANLNDINKDGYNDVVIGAPFEDNDQGAVYVYMGYKRGFYLTQKFFASQVDFTPKVPIKTFGSAFTQHPADFNADSHADLAVGAYESSSVFVFITNPPITMTVVTKTNLPNGGSQIIPVNTTKFTINVCFDYDGENIPSDVVAVYDVTVDTAFLASSGSSQLRLCFNNSEGQCVSKVKDSFKVFKAPPEPLCSGASLEVVVKDNWESMRGLFEPVVFDVEFKVNQSDNTQCIKGCPVVNTFDPANENPFAKARKYSYELARAGCGSDNICQSDLSLTVSASNDIVTGSNANLDIDVTVVTTGEPSYNTEIMFTFHPNMTYSSYVNTRGNMVSSVSCSPVNGTVKCSTEKQTFLQGEKIKFKLTLDARRVAPLNESFELKVEVKTGSKDVNVANNVYTKSIDVLTKVINNFYMVATPEVYITKPLEKDKPTIDVVHNVQMVNTGPSNLLEPLTFTFAYPQSQQVTPTKMVLNVSAATDETQISCTGLTLTPEGLTNSTFRAFSLSIDSSRNSRSANKFNCLSDGICSTATCSVGTFMYQSFISIDISYAVDANLYNVINDQESGNLKDVPIVTKFTLKPIDKSTVTIESNTDGISVMTRMLPSTPVEEEVPVWAYIVPIIIAIIILAVVIVILWKKGFFIRKYKVQMEEKKVESGAKSTKDKEEFDDIEKANDIPEIVIEKESDKSPPMSTFSNTPPPSEKEQLKESIEDEYENSEFKTKGEPDWGGLDDLLHDLDVKAGRDLGSGPVVAPPKVKPTGMDYAEVDEEGNEESKLLPNESAAPPVKAAAAPGGFDYDDIEDTDEATKLMPKEEDRDSPSKKTAEKDDIPDYAQVDKSRKTSAKEPLLSSESSAADDIPDYAVVNKDKKKDDS; translated from the exons TTTTGTGGACCCCGCTGGAGGAGAAACCTTTCTGATGATGTCACCACAATGAATGGGTTGTGTTATGAAGTACCCTTTGGATTTCTGGATGGTGATGGATTCTTAAGTCCTGTCATTGCTCCAGGTTTCTACAACTCGCCGTCCAATGAACAGTTTACAAGTCCAGATGCAGCCAGATTTAACCAGACCATCAAGTATGGGTTGTCTTCGTCAGGAATGGCTGTCAAATACTTTGGGGGAGAT GCAATGGTTGGTTCACCTGGTCTCAACGAGTTTGCTG GTGGATACGCGTTTTTGAGAGGTTCAGGTTATCAAGTAAAAGCTGAGGATACCACTGAAGCTAAACAAGGACAGATGTATG gttaTGCTCTTGCAATTGGTAAGTTCTATGGAGACTCCCAAACATACTTTGTATCTGGAGGCCCAAGAGACGGGGGTTCAGGAAAG GTACTAATCACGGATACAAGCTTTGTATTGAAGGAGAGACTAAGTGGAGTGGAG CCTGGGAGTTACTTTGGCTCCGTTCTCTGCGTGGTACCGGCTTCAGCGTCCGGCTTTAACACTGACATCCTCCTGGTAGGAGCCCCTTTCTTCAGTAACATGCAGACCTACGCCAATAACTACTACACCAACGAGGACCAGGGACGCGTGTACGTCTACCAAAAAAACGGAAACGAT GCGTCCTTACAGGTGATACAGACATTAGAAGGGTCCAAATCAAAAGGAGCAAGGTTTGGGTTTGCCATGGCCAACCTTAACGATATCAACAAAGATGGCTACAATG ATGTGGTCATCGGGGCCCCCTTTGAGGATAATGACCAGGGAGCTGTGTACGTGTACATGGGGTACAAGCGGGGGTTTTACCTGACCCAGAAATTTTTTGCCTCACAAGTTGATTTTACTCCCAAAGTTCCCATTAAAACATTTGGCAGTGCCTTTACCCAACATCCTGCAGACTTCAATGCAGATTCCCATGCag ATTTGGCTGTGGGCGCGTACGAGTCGTCAAGTGTGTTTGTTTTCATTACTAATCCCCCTATCACCATGACTGTAGTTACCAAGACAAACCTACCCAATGGTGGAAGTCAAATCATTCCAGTAAACACGACAAAATTTACGATTAACGTGTGCTTCGATTACGATGGAGAAAATATTCCATCTGATGTAG TGGCTGTGTATGATGTGACTGTGGATACAGCCTTTCTGGCGAGTAGCGGGTCCAGTCAGTTACGGCTCTGCTTTAACAACTCCGAAGGACAGTGTGTGAGCAAAGTTAAGGACTCGTTCAAAGTATTCAAAGCCCCTCCAGAGCCCCTCTGCTCAGGTGCCTCCCTCGAGGTGGTTGTCAAGGATAATTGG GAAAGCATGAGGGGCCTGTTTGAGCCTGTAGTGTTTGATGTGGAGTTTAAAGTCAACCAATCTGATAATACACAATGCATCAAGGGTTGTCCAGTTGTCAATACATTCGACCCAGCCAATGAAAATCCATTTGCTAAGGCACGGAAATACTCG TATGAATTGGCAAGGGCGGGATGTGGCTCGGACAATATCTGTCAGTCCGATCTCAGTCTGACAGTCAGTGCTAGTAACGATATTGTCACTGGATCAAATGCGAATTTAGACATAGACGTGACTGTCGTTACCACCGGTGAACCCTCATACAACACGGAAATCATGTTTACGTTTCATCCAAACATGACATATTCCTCATATGTCAATACCCGTGGCAACATGGTGTCCTCTGTCAGCTGTTCGCCTGTTAACGGAACCGTCAAATGCTCTACAGAGAAACAGACGTTCCTACAGGGGGAGAagatcaaattcaaattaacgCTCGATGCGAGGAGAGTGGCTCCGTTGAATGAAAGTTTCGAACTAAAAGTAGAGGTCAAGACGGGCAGTAAGGACGTCAATGTAGCCAACAACGTCTACACAAAGTCCATTGATGTGTTGACCAAAGTGATAAACAATTTctacat GGTTGCCACACCAGAGGTATACATCACAAAGCCATTGGAGAAAGATAAGCCCACGATAGATGTGGTACACAATGTCCAGATGGTGAACACTGGACCCAGCAACCTGCTGGAACCACTTACCTTTACTTTTGCCTATCCACAGAGTCAGCAAGTCACACCGACAAAAATG GTTTTGAATGTGTCAGCAGCTACAGATGAGACACAGATTAGCTGTACTGGTTTGACATTAACTCCAGAAGGCTTGACCAACTCAACTTTCCGAGCCTTTAGTCTCTCCATAGACTCAAGTAGAAATTCTCGCAGTGCAAACAAATTT AACTGCCTAAGTGACGGAATTTGTTCAACGGCTACTTGTTCAGTAGGAACATTCATGTACCAGAGTTTCATATCCATCGATATATCATACGCTGTGGATGCCAATCTGTACAATGTGATCAAC GACCAGGAAAGTGGCAATTTGAAGGATGTTCCCATAGTAACCAAATTCACACTGAAACCCATCGACAAGAGCACAGTCACAATAGAGTCTAATACAGATGGAATAAGT GTGATGACAAGGATGTTGCCCAGTACACCTGTGGAGGAGGAAGTCCCAGTGTGGGCCTATATTGTTCCTATCATCATAGCCATCATCATTTTAGCAGTTGTTATCGTCATCCTGTGGAAG AAAGGATTCTTTATAAGGAAATACAAAGTCCAGATGGAGGAGAAGAAGGTAGAATCTGGTGCTAAAAGCACCAAAGACAAGGAAGAATTTGATGATATAGAAAAAGCCAATGACATTCCAGAAATTGTAATAGAAAAAGAGTCCGACAAATCGCCGCCGATGTCTACATTTTCAAATACACCACCACCGTCAGAGAAAGAGCAGCTCAAGGAAAGCATAGAGGACGAATACGAGAATTCCGAATTCAAGACCAAAGGTGAACCAGATTGGGGTGGGTTAGATGATCTATTGCATGATTTGGATGTTAAGGCGGGGCGGGATTTAGGGTCAGGACCAGTGGTTGCTCCCCCCAAGGTCAAGCCCACCGGCATGGATTACGCAGAAGTAGATGAAGAAGGCAACGAGGAATCTAAACTGCTACCCAATGAAAGCGCGGCTCCTCCTGTTAAAGCCGCTGCCGCACCGGGGGGGTTCGATTACGACGATATAGAGGATACAGATGAGGCAACTAAATTGATGCCTAAAGAAGAAGATCGGGATAGTCCTAGCAAAAAGACTGCTGAAAAAGATGATATTCCGGACTATGCCCAAGTAGATAAATCTAGAAAAACATCGGCCAAAGAACCTCTATTATCGTCGGAGTCGTCAGCAGCAGACGATATCCCTGACTATGCTGTTGTTAACAAAGATAAGAAAAAGGATgattcctga